From Mus musculus strain C57BL/6J chromosome 8, GRCm38.p6 C57BL/6J, a single genomic window includes:
- the Smim18 gene encoding small integral membrane protein 18, with translation MASGRWNETTTSVYLGFQVQQIHPFHDNWNTACFVILLLFIMTVVSLVVLAFLYEVLDCCCCAKNKTVKDLKSEPNPLRSMMDNIRKRDSEVV, from the coding sequence ATGGCTTCTGGCCGCTGGAACGAAACCACCACCTCTGTGTACCTTGGATTTCAAGTCCAACAGATTCACCCTTTCCATGACAACTGGAACACTGCCTGCTTTGTCATCCTGCTTCTGTTCATAATGACTGTGGTGTCCTTAGTTGTGCTGGCTTTCCTTTATGAGGTACttgactgctgctgctgtgcaAAGAACAAAACCGTGAAGGACTTGAAAAGCGAGCCGAATCCTCTCAGAAGTATGATGGACAACATCAGAAAACGTGACAGTGAGGTGGTCTAG